In a genomic window of Pedobacter sp. KBS0701:
- a CDS encoding capsule assembly Wzi family protein — MKKIFVLAVLAFSAICSWGQSTPNVNIPYDYQFYQKFNQQIYSQDNKFHSSIKGIYSDGVETAGSYDSLMKIGMDTLNKGSWVHRKLFNEHLLEFNGEDYKVYADFLPDFQVGRDFSGKRNTWLNTRGFQVGGSVGKQFSFYLNGFENQGKFVDYVNRYIVANQVVPGQGSGKLGTDTQDWSYVTALLSYTPNTHLNFSLGYDKNFIGDGYRSMLLSDVSSNYSFFRVRATLGAVQYQTIFAYMLDPGAPKLTDDRRLGDRGKWMAAHYVDWNVTKKFSLGFFQAVTWADAEVEGKRGFDFNYVHPFIFLRPVESTNTTSPDKMRLGFNLKYEVLKNTALYGQFMFDEFTAKEFFAGNGYWANKYAVQLGLRGSDLFKVKRLNYLAEFNTARPYTYAHFDRLSNYSNYNQPLAHPFGANFREFLGILNYSYKRFDLQGEALYSRYGKDPDGQNYGGDIFKSYDTRSVQYGSKVGQGIKTNLYFARAQVSYLLNPKYNLRLELAGTFRRESSTTVENSNLLTFGIRSSFRNIYHDF, encoded by the coding sequence ATGAAGAAAATTTTTGTTCTGGCTGTTCTGGCCTTTTCAGCGATCTGCTCCTGGGGTCAATCTACTCCAAATGTTAATATCCCGTATGATTATCAGTTTTATCAGAAATTTAATCAGCAGATCTATAGCCAGGATAACAAGTTCCACTCTTCAATAAAGGGCATCTACTCCGATGGGGTTGAAACTGCGGGATCTTACGATTCGCTAATGAAAATTGGAATGGATACGCTGAACAAAGGTTCCTGGGTGCACAGGAAGTTATTCAATGAGCATTTATTAGAATTTAATGGTGAGGATTACAAGGTTTATGCTGACTTTCTACCCGATTTTCAGGTGGGCAGGGATTTTAGTGGTAAAAGAAATACCTGGTTGAACACCAGAGGATTTCAGGTTGGTGGATCGGTAGGAAAGCAGTTTTCTTTTTATCTAAACGGATTTGAGAACCAGGGCAAATTTGTTGATTATGTAAACCGTTACATTGTCGCCAATCAGGTTGTTCCGGGACAGGGCTCTGGTAAGCTCGGGACTGACACACAGGACTGGTCATACGTTACGGCATTATTATCTTATACGCCGAATACACATCTTAACTTTTCATTGGGATATGATAAGAATTTTATTGGAGACGGATACCGCTCGATGCTGCTTTCTGACGTGTCATCCAATTATTCGTTTTTTAGGGTAAGGGCTACGCTCGGTGCTGTTCAATACCAAACGATCTTTGCCTATATGCTCGATCCCGGCGCACCCAAACTTACCGACGACCGCAGGTTGGGCGATAGGGGAAAATGGATGGCAGCCCATTACGTGGACTGGAACGTTACCAAAAAATTCTCTCTGGGATTTTTCCAGGCCGTGACCTGGGCAGATGCTGAAGTAGAAGGCAAACGGGGATTTGATTTTAACTATGTACATCCTTTTATCTTTTTACGGCCAGTAGAAAGTACAAATACAACCTCGCCTGATAAGATGAGACTTGGTTTTAATCTGAAATACGAAGTGTTAAAGAATACCGCGCTTTACGGGCAGTTTATGTTTGATGAATTCACCGCAAAGGAATTTTTCGCTGGCAATGGATACTGGGCGAACAAATATGCCGTTCAGCTTGGATTACGCGGATCTGATCTTTTTAAGGTAAAGCGTCTTAATTATCTGGCTGAATTCAATACTGCCCGTCCCTATACTTATGCCCACTTTGACAGGCTGTCTAATTATTCTAATTATAACCAGCCTCTTGCACATCCTTTTGGTGCTAATTTCAGGGAATTTTTAGGGATATTAAACTACAGTTATAAACGTTTCGATTTACAGGGAGAGGCACTCTATTCGAGGTACGGGAAAGATCCTGATGGCCAAAACTATGGTGGGGATATCTTTAAAAGTTATGATACGCGGTCTGTGCAATACGGCAGTAAAGTTGGTCAGGGGATAAAGACCAATCTCTATTTTGCCCGTGCTCAGGTGTCCTACTTGCTTAATCCAAAATACAACCTCCGCCTGGAACTGGCCGGGACATTCCGCCGGGAGAGTAGTACTACTGTAGAAAATAGTAATTTGCTTACCTTCGGTATCAGAAGTAGTTTCAGAAATATATACCACGATTTTTAG
- a CDS encoding nucleoside-diphosphate sugar epimerase/dehydratase, giving the protein MFTQINIVPRWVIFTLDLICCSLAMVFAYMLKFNLNLTSVDIPQLSTNLLLLMLINSIVFLSTKSYSGIIRYTSAQDSIRILCSVMISTGVYFIFNLFAISFLTKPLIPNTVLIIGGLFSFLFLITYRIFIKYIFMYIKNLKLDKKKVIIYGAGEAGMATKRTFDHDEKVNKYIVAFVDDDQRKIGKAIDGVSILDARNLAHLIVKHEIDEIIFASYSIPSEKRDAIVDLCLEHDIKVLNIPPADAWTNGKLQHAQIQKLNIEDLLNRKPISIDIEGIGKMLHKKRILITGAAGSIGSEIVRQLSKFDVGLIILCDQSETALHDLYLELDEGDRTKNYQSFVGDVRDEQRMDKLFNMYRPDYVYHAAAYKHVPLMEDNPAEAIKANVLGTKTVADKSVKYGVQKFVMISTDKAVNPTNIMGASKRIAEIYVQSLNNSLGQRDFLFSNGLSYINRLEKRPVTKFITSRFGNVLGSNGSVIPRFKQQIEKGGPVTVTHPDITRYFMTIPEACRLVLEAGCMGNGGEIFVFDMGKSVRILDLAKKMIKLAGLEPNVDVKIEFSGLRPGEKLYEELLNDNENTMPTHHEKIMIGKVREYVFDEVASNIAELIRSAKQDDDMQVVINMKKMVPEFKSMNSIFEELDHLVN; this is encoded by the coding sequence TTGTTTACACAAATTAATATTGTCCCACGATGGGTTATTTTTACCCTTGATCTGATTTGTTGTTCACTGGCGATGGTTTTCGCCTATATGTTAAAGTTTAATTTAAACCTAACATCAGTGGATATACCCCAGTTGTCAACCAACCTGCTTTTGTTGATGCTGATTAATTCGATCGTATTCTTATCGACCAAAAGCTATTCTGGTATCATCAGATATACCAGTGCCCAGGACTCCATTAGAATATTATGCTCCGTCATGATCTCGACCGGGGTTTATTTCATCTTTAACCTGTTCGCTATCAGTTTTCTGACAAAGCCACTTATACCAAACACGGTATTGATCATTGGCGGATTATTCAGTTTTCTTTTTCTGATTACCTACCGGATTTTTATTAAGTATATTTTTATGTACATCAAAAATCTGAAACTGGACAAAAAAAAGGTCATCATTTATGGTGCGGGCGAAGCGGGTATGGCTACAAAAAGAACTTTTGATCATGACGAGAAAGTTAATAAATATATTGTTGCCTTTGTAGATGACGACCAGCGTAAGATAGGTAAGGCGATTGATGGTGTCAGTATTCTGGATGCCCGCAATCTTGCACATTTAATTGTCAAGCACGAGATAGATGAAATTATTTTTGCGTCCTACAGTATTCCTTCGGAAAAAAGAGATGCTATAGTAGACCTGTGCTTAGAACATGATATCAAGGTGTTGAACATTCCTCCGGCAGATGCATGGACCAATGGAAAATTACAGCATGCGCAGATTCAAAAACTGAATATTGAAGATTTGTTGAACAGAAAACCGATCAGCATAGATATTGAAGGTATCGGAAAGATGCTGCACAAAAAAAGAATACTCATTACCGGAGCTGCGGGTTCTATTGGAAGTGAAATTGTCAGGCAGTTATCAAAGTTTGATGTTGGTCTGATCATCTTGTGTGATCAATCAGAAACGGCATTACATGATCTTTATCTGGAGCTTGATGAAGGCGACCGTACTAAAAATTATCAGTCTTTTGTTGGCGATGTCCGGGATGAACAGCGCATGGACAAGCTCTTTAACATGTACAGGCCAGATTACGTTTATCATGCCGCTGCATACAAACACGTGCCTTTAATGGAGGATAATCCTGCTGAAGCGATAAAGGCGAATGTGCTGGGTACAAAAACGGTTGCGGATAAATCAGTTAAATATGGTGTTCAGAAATTTGTAATGATCTCGACCGATAAAGCGGTAAATCCAACCAACATCATGGGCGCATCTAAAAGAATTGCAGAGATCTACGTTCAGTCACTCAACAATTCACTAGGCCAGCGGGATTTTTTATTCAGTAATGGATTGAGTTATATTAACCGGTTGGAAAAAAGGCCTGTGACCAAATTCATTACCAGTAGATTCGGCAATGTGCTGGGATCTAATGGTTCGGTTATTCCGCGCTTCAAACAGCAGATCGAAAAAGGTGGTCCTGTCACCGTTACGCATCCTGATATCACCAGATACTTTATGACCATTCCTGAAGCCTGCAGGTTGGTGCTGGAAGCAGGATGTATGGGCAACGGTGGAGAAATATTTGTTTTCGATATGGGCAAATCTGTCAGGATTCTTGACCTTGCCAAAAAGATGATCAAGCTGGCCGGTCTTGAACCCAATGTAGATGTTAAAATAGAGTTTTCAGGTCTTCGTCCTGGAGAAAAATTGTATGAAGAACTGTTAAATGATAATGAGAATACCATGCCTACCCATCATGAGAAAATTATGATAGGTAAAGTGAGGGAATATGTATTTGATGAGGTGGCAAGCAACATCGCCGAGCTGATCAGATCTGCTAAGCAGGACGATGACATGCAGGTGGTGATCAATATGAAAAAAATGGTTCCGGAATTTAAGAGTATGAACTCGATATTTGAAGAGCTAGACCATTTGGTTAATTAA
- a CDS encoding PAS domain S-box protein, translating to MEMQENENARLEALYNYEIINSGQERGFDRLTEIASLICECEISLISFAEKDRLWYKSATGLIIEEVPRDFAICEYTLLGEEVFIVEDTLEDERFRHHALSEDGVKVRFYAGYPLIDPDGFTLGSICVADLAPKKLTAAQQRILSLLAEEAISLIIERRKKEEYKNFSTLFNDSEDLICILAPDGKFKKVNPGFNKRLGFDETELKQKTIFDFIPPQDLKEGMEVWDSLKSGQPSDKTTHNMLTKDGQHKTIEWTATIEKINGNLFAIGRDVTAEVEKNRALKVSEQKFKAFFESSQGLMCTHDMEGNFISINSAGAKILGFKRKELKYKSLFDIIPVERHKNLRQYLSEIAENGHSKGLMIVKRKSGEERIWLYSNVLQKDLDNTPYIVGNAVDITDQKKLEHELIHTRNLLEETSKLAKIGGWELNLNEEKVVWTATTREIHGVPVDFIPTFDNALKFYKEGVSREKIQQAIEECIQTGKDWDLELEITDFNGKEIWVRAKGHAESVESATNRIFGTFQNIDDQKRAELALLESKKLLDDVLSASTEVSIIATDTEGIITVFNRASERLLEYSAAEMIGKQTPEMLHDKAEVEELCTSFSSTLGYEIKGFDVFKRCAESPHKERPFTFITKSGKRLRVSLSITSIKDTEGETIGYLGISTDITQKEETERALAREKAILLAFIENAPASVAMLDNNMHFLAASRKWIKDYTQISSNIEGLWYYDVFPNLSEDRIANHKAVLGGKIVKKEEDIYVDVRNNTPHQITWEMRPWHQLDGSIGGMMIFTQDISAAVKHREEMTVARLRADHANAAKSEFLANMSHEIRTPLNGVIGFTDLVLKTQLSETQKQYLTIVNQSANSLLSIINDILDFSKIEAGKFELDIEKCDLYDIAWQASDITTYQIQARNLEMLLNLPPDLPRFVWTDALRLKQVLINLLGNAAKFTTKGEIELKIESLGIAEDQHSYRFSVRDTGIGIAKSKQAKIFGAFSQEDSSTTKKYGGTGLGLTISNKLLKMMGSHLELKSTPGEGSTFFFDLKLKSEQGEPIEWRGIESITHVLVVDDNDNNRAILVNMLSLKNIQADQARNGFEALQFLAEGRVYDAILMDYHMQYMDGLETSRKIRENFTLDQENLPLILLHSSSDDEKIIKACRELQIHHRLLKPIKMHELYRVLSRLKTSEIANESMELTAFHGENNGYQYKFMIVEDNEVNRFLARALIEKLHPQSIILEAENGLVALETFKKESPDLVFMDIQMPEMNGYECTGNIRLIENGKRTPIIALTAANVMGEREKSLAAGMDDFITKPVLEENIETILKKWLPDVKKPDEHIIEIVKPVHFDSRKLESYLDSDMERIKKIIGITIIQLDQTFSQLDRMISPIDPEMIISLSHKLYGMSSSAGLNNLAEISSRIQELNISDPISLKAETELLKKEIEILIPLLKKRYAVE from the coding sequence GAAAAGGATAGACTCTGGTATAAATCAGCAACTGGTCTCATTATAGAAGAGGTTCCCCGGGACTTTGCAATATGTGAGTATACCTTACTTGGTGAGGAGGTGTTCATAGTAGAAGATACACTCGAAGATGAACGTTTCCGGCACCATGCGCTTTCTGAGGACGGCGTGAAAGTGAGGTTTTATGCAGGATATCCTTTAATAGACCCCGATGGCTTTACCCTGGGTTCAATATGCGTAGCAGACCTGGCACCAAAAAAATTAACGGCTGCGCAGCAGCGAATATTGTCTTTACTTGCCGAAGAGGCCATATCGCTAATCATAGAACGCCGCAAAAAAGAAGAATATAAGAATTTCAGTACGCTGTTTAATGACTCTGAAGATCTGATCTGTATTTTGGCACCGGATGGAAAATTCAAAAAGGTAAATCCAGGCTTTAATAAACGGCTCGGATTCGATGAAACCGAACTGAAGCAAAAAACGATCTTTGACTTTATTCCACCTCAGGACTTGAAAGAGGGAATGGAAGTTTGGGATAGCTTAAAAAGCGGTCAACCGTCTGATAAGACAACACATAACATGCTCACCAAAGATGGACAACATAAAACCATTGAATGGACAGCAACGATTGAAAAGATCAACGGAAATCTTTTTGCCATTGGGCGTGATGTTACCGCCGAGGTAGAAAAAAACAGGGCACTAAAAGTCAGTGAACAGAAATTCAAAGCTTTCTTTGAAAGCTCGCAGGGATTGATGTGCACCCATGACATGGAAGGAAACTTCATCTCAATCAACTCTGCCGGCGCAAAAATACTCGGTTTTAAAAGAAAAGAACTAAAGTATAAGAGCCTTTTTGACATTATTCCGGTTGAAAGGCATAAAAATCTGCGTCAATACCTATCTGAAATTGCAGAAAACGGGCATTCAAAAGGATTAATGATCGTGAAACGGAAGTCGGGAGAAGAGCGGATTTGGCTATATTCTAACGTATTACAGAAAGATCTTGACAATACGCCTTACATTGTTGGTAACGCAGTTGATATCACCGATCAGAAAAAACTTGAGCATGAGCTGATCCATACCCGGAACCTTTTAGAGGAAACAAGCAAACTTGCAAAAATAGGAGGATGGGAACTTAACCTGAATGAGGAAAAAGTTGTCTGGACAGCTACCACCAGGGAAATACATGGTGTGCCGGTAGATTTCATACCCACTTTTGATAACGCACTTAAATTTTACAAGGAGGGAGTAAGCAGGGAGAAAATTCAGCAGGCCATTGAAGAATGCATTCAAACAGGCAAAGACTGGGACCTAGAGCTTGAAATTACAGACTTTAATGGAAAGGAAATTTGGGTAAGGGCAAAAGGACACGCAGAATCTGTGGAGTCCGCGACGAACCGTATCTTTGGAACCTTTCAGAACATAGACGATCAGAAACGGGCAGAACTGGCACTGTTGGAATCTAAAAAACTGTTGGACGACGTACTTTCCGCATCCACAGAGGTAAGCATTATCGCAACAGATACTGAAGGGATCATTACTGTATTTAACCGGGCATCAGAGCGTTTACTGGAATATAGTGCTGCGGAAATGATCGGTAAGCAAACACCTGAAATGCTGCATGACAAGGCAGAAGTTGAAGAACTTTGTACAAGTTTCTCGTCAACACTCGGCTATGAAATTAAAGGGTTTGATGTTTTTAAAAGATGCGCAGAGAGTCCACATAAAGAAAGGCCCTTCACCTTTATCACCAAGTCGGGTAAACGCTTAAGGGTTTCATTATCCATCACCTCAATCAAGGACACCGAAGGGGAAACAATCGGATACCTTGGTATATCTACAGACATCACTCAAAAAGAAGAAACCGAAAGAGCACTCGCCCGGGAGAAAGCCATATTGCTTGCTTTCATCGAAAATGCTCCGGCTTCGGTAGCAATGCTTGACAACAATATGCATTTTCTTGCAGCCAGCCGCAAATGGATTAAAGACTATACACAGATCTCCAGCAACATCGAAGGGCTATGGTACTATGACGTATTCCCTAATCTTTCAGAAGACCGGATCGCCAATCACAAAGCGGTGCTAGGTGGTAAGATAGTTAAAAAGGAAGAAGATATATATGTTGACGTCAGGAACAATACTCCCCATCAGATCACCTGGGAGATGCGGCCCTGGCACCAGCTAGATGGATCTATAGGCGGAATGATGATTTTCACACAGGATATATCCGCTGCAGTCAAACACCGGGAAGAGATGACCGTCGCCAGACTGCGTGCCGATCATGCCAATGCTGCAAAGTCGGAATTTCTTGCCAATATGAGCCATGAAATCAGAACCCCGCTCAATGGCGTGATAGGTTTTACCGATCTGGTACTGAAAACCCAGCTGAGTGAAACGCAAAAACAATACCTGACAATTGTAAACCAGTCGGCAAATTCTTTATTAAGTATTATCAATGACATTTTGGATTTTTCAAAAATTGAGGCGGGTAAGTTTGAACTGGATATTGAAAAATGTGATCTGTACGATATTGCCTGGCAGGCCAGCGACATCACTACTTACCAGATCCAGGCCAGAAACCTGGAGATGCTTTTAAACCTGCCACCGGATTTGCCAAGATTTGTATGGACGGATGCGCTTCGGTTAAAACAGGTTTTGATCAATCTACTGGGAAATGCAGCAAAGTTTACAACCAAAGGGGAAATAGAACTCAAAATAGAAAGCCTGGGCATAGCAGAGGATCAGCATTCATACCGCTTCAGCGTACGGGATACGGGGATAGGCATTGCAAAAAGTAAGCAGGCAAAGATTTTTGGCGCCTTTTCTCAGGAGGACTCCTCAACCACAAAAAAATATGGTGGAACGGGATTAGGGCTTACAATCTCCAATAAATTACTCAAGATGATGGGTAGCCATCTTGAGCTCAAAAGTACACCTGGAGAAGGAAGTACTTTCTTCTTTGATCTTAAACTAAAATCTGAACAGGGAGAGCCGATTGAATGGAGAGGCATAGAAAGTATAACTCATGTTCTTGTAGTCGATGATAATGATAATAACAGAGCAATATTGGTGAATATGCTCTCCCTGAAAAATATTCAGGCCGACCAGGCCAGAAATGGTTTTGAAGCACTTCAGTTCCTGGCCGAAGGAAGAGTTTATGATGCGATTTTGATGGACTATCACATGCAGTATATGGATGGACTGGAGACCTCGCGAAAAATCAGGGAGAACTTCACTCTCGATCAGGAAAATCTTCCTCTGATACTCCTTCACAGTTCCTCTGATGATGAAAAGATTATTAAAGCATGCCGGGAACTTCAGATTCACCACCGCCTGTTGAAGCCGATCAAAATGCATGAGCTTTACCGTGTACTTTCCAGGCTCAAAACCAGCGAAATTGCTAATGAGTCCATGGAACTAACAGCCTTCCATGGGGAGAACAACGGTTATCAGTATAAATTTATGATTGTGGAAGACAATGAGGTCAACCGTTTTCTGGCCCGTGCACTGATTGAAAAACTTCATCCCCAGAGTATTATACTCGAAGCTGAAAACGGCCTGGTAGCCCTTGAGACTTTCAAGAAGGAATCTCCTGATCTTGTCTTTATGGACATTCAGATGCCGGAAATGAACGGGTATGAATGTACGGGCAATATACGACTAATCGAAAATGGAAAAAGAACCCCTATAATTGCCCTTACTGCGGCAAATGTAATGGGGGAACGCGAAAAAAGCTTAGCAGCAGGAATGGACGATTTCATCACCAAACCCGTTTTAGAAGAAAATATCGAAACCATATTAAAAAAATGGCTGCCTGATGTTAAAAAACCTGATGAACATATCATTGAAATAGTCAAGCCTGTGCATTTCGACAGTAGAAAACTTGAATCCTATCTGGATAGTGACATGGAAAGAATAAAAAAAATAATCGGCATTACGATCATTCAGCTTGATCAGACATTTTCGCAGCTGGACAGAATGATCTCTCCCATAGATCCCGAAATGATCATCTCCCTTTCACATAAGCTTTATGGCATGTCCTCTTCAGCAGGACTGAACAATCTCGCAGAAATTAGTTCCAGGATACAAGAACTGAATATTTCCGACCCCATTTCTTTAAAAGCCGAAACAGAACTGTTAAAAAAGGAAATTGAAATACTTATTCCATTATTGAAAAAAAGATATGCTGTTGAATAA